A stretch of DNA from Posidoniimonas polymericola:
ACATCCTTGTACTTCCTTTTGTAGCGCCGCCCTACAGGACGGCGCTGCCGCCGCGGGGGCTGGCTGCGATCAGCAGCAGGCCCCGTTGGCTCCCCCCAAAATTGGATCTGACCGGTCGTTCCCTCGGCCGGTCAAGCAGGTATTCGCGTCGCTACTCTCCGTCGAACTCGATCGGAAAGTCTTCCATCGAAGGGGCGTCATCGGCGGCCGACGACGCTCCCCCCGACCCCGATCCGCCGGAGTCGGACGAGTTACGCTTGTCGTTGTAATCGCGGAGCGGCTTGCCGGTGTTCGCGTCGAAGTACTCGACGGAAACCTCGTCGGCCATCACGATCTCGATTTCAAACGGCGGCCGCTCCTTGGCGGTCCGCTTCATCATGCTCAGGACGCCGCCCAAGAAGCTCCCCTTCGGCCCCTCCTCGACGGCGGTCTCGTCGCGGGCCTGCTCCTTCTCACGGTCGTTCTTCTCGACGGCGCCGTCGAACAGCTGGTCGAAGTTGATCGCCGAGTCCATTGCAAGCCCCTCGTCGTTGGGGTTGCGAGGGATCAGCGACAACTCGCCGATGTGCTGGGCGAAGTCGATCTTGGTGGCCTGCTCAGGCGTAACCAACAGCGAAACCGTCTTCGGAATGGTGCGGGCCTCGCCGTCGCCGGACCGCTGAACGGCCTGCTCGATGGCGAACACGCGGATGTTCTGCAGGAAAATCTTAGTGGCCGCTTCGCTGATGCCGTTGCGGGGGTCGGCCCGCACAAACAGCTGGATGTCGACCCGGTCGCCAGGGCTCAGCAGGCCCGCCGCGCTCTTCTCGGCGTCCACGCTGATCGTGGAGAGCCGCATGTTGGGCGGCACCGAGCTGAGCGGGTCGGCCTGCTCGCCCTGGGCGAGCAGCTTAGCGTCCAGAATCGGCTCGCCGGCGATGATGTTGGTCCGCGGGCGGCGGCCTTCGAGGTCCTCGAGCGACGTCAGTGCGCCGGGCGGGACCTTGTCCTTCGGCCACTCCTGCAACGAGATCATCGTCGCGTCGATGGGGTCGCCCAGGTTGATGTTGTGCAGCGCGACATAGATCGAGGTGGTCTCGACCGAGGGCCCGCGGGACTTGTTGCCTTCCATCACCTGGCTGATGCCAATGGATGCAACCAGGCCACAGCCGAGCGCAAGCGCAAGAAGTATGAGAGATTTAGGTCGCATGACACCCCCCGGGCAGTCGCTAATGACGCTCGATGACGCGGCTGGCGCCGCGGCTCGAGGCGGTGAGTACCGGTGACGGCACGGCGGTAATAACCACCGCCATCGGGCCTCAACGGTTTCTTCGGCAGGACCGGTGCAGCCGGTCCAGTTAATTTAGGCGGCCCACTGCGGTCACCCCGCAACTGGCGTTGGGCGCCCCGCTAGCGGGGCGCCCTCGGCCGGTTGAATCAAATCGTACGCGTCGCTCGGAGACCCGGATCAGACAAGCATCCCGGCCCAGCCAAAGTAGGCGATGGTGCCGATCGCGATTGGGATCCCGTAGGGCAGGAGCATCATCCGCGGCTTGCGTTCAGCGGCGATCTCGGCGAGCTTCTCTGGGTTCTTCACGCTGAGGATCTCGTTCCAGATCATCCAGAACTGACCGTGGTGCTTGTCCCAACGCTTGTTGGTCAGCACCATGCCGACGGCGATCACGCCACCCACCACGGCCGAAACCGCGAATGAGTAGAGCGTCACGGTGCCCCAGACCCAGGCGCCGATGCCGGCCATCAGCTTGACGTCGCCGGCGCCCATGCCGCCGATCGCGTAGGCCGGCAGCAGCAGGGCCAGGCCGACCGCGGTGCCGATCAGGCTGTAGACCAGGCCCTCCCAGCCGGGGTACGGGCTGAGCGTGGCGCTCCACACCCAGCCGCTGATGATCATCGGGAAGGTAATCCAGTTGGGCACCTTGAGCTGCATGCCATCGATGACAGCGGCGACGACCAGGGTGACCGTGACAAACCAGACCGGCCAATTGGCGACCACCGCCTCGGCGAGTTGTGAAGCATCAAACATGGCGCAGATTCCGTCTTCAGCGTGTAAGTTGTTGTTCGTGTACCTAGGGCGACCGCTCTGCCGCCGCCGCTGCGCAAAGGTAGCACGCGATCCTCCGAGGCAACCCACCGAGCACCCTGATTGCCCAACCTTCCCTACCCGACTCTCGCGACCCTGACGGTTGGCGGGAGGCTGCGGGTCGGAACGGTTGTGCCGGCGCCGGCGGCGGGCGTAAAAAAACCCCTCGCCCGTGGACACGGGCGAGGGGAATAACTTGCTCGGGCAAACAAGTAGGGCGATAGCCGTTAGCTACCAAGCTGGGTCGCTACGCTGTTGAACGTAGTGTTGGCGTTGGTGCCGATCGACTGGATGGCCGTCAAGCAGACGATGACGATGAGTGCGAGCATAACCGCATACTCAACCGCCGTGGGGCCATCTTCCGACTTGAGGAACTTCTGGACCTTGGTTGCGAACTTCTTCATAGTAGCTTCCTCCGGATTCGCGGGCCGACCGTGTGGTCATGCCCTACTTGTTGACGGGAGTTTCAAGGCTCCCGGTGGATGAACCTGCCGTCAGCTCCACGGCCGGTTGGCCGTGGTGAGCTCACCAGATGCTGGCGGCGAAGTCCTAAAAATTTAACGATCCTGCGTAGTCACCCTGCGCGAGGCGTTTCCTTACTACAACCAATCGCGGAAACGATTTGGTCGCAACTTCCATCGGCAGCCAGGCTGCCAGCAAGCGTTGCTCACTGGCCCTTAGCTTTGCGTCCCGGACTCGCGTCCGGTTTGCCCTTCTCGTGGACGAAGACGCTGGCAAGCTCGAAGTCGGTGGGCGTGGGCCACACGGGCTCACGTGAAAAGGTAGGTTTGATAAGCGGTGGGAAGAGTTAGCGTCAGGAGATTTTTTGGTTCGGCGTGTCGGCCGTTTCCTCTGACACTTGAAACCTATGTCAGTTTCTTCCGGAGTC
This window harbors:
- the cpaB gene encoding Flp pilus assembly protein CpaB, yielding MRPKSLILLALALGCGLVASIGISQVMEGNKSRGPSVETTSIYVALHNINLGDPIDATMISLQEWPKDKVPPGALTSLEDLEGRRPRTNIIAGEPILDAKLLAQGEQADPLSSVPPNMRLSTISVDAEKSAAGLLSPGDRVDIQLFVRADPRNGISEAATKIFLQNIRVFAIEQAVQRSGDGEARTIPKTVSLLVTPEQATKIDFAQHIGELSLIPRNPNDEGLAMDSAINFDQLFDGAVEKNDREKEQARDETAVEEGPKGSFLGGVLSMMKRTAKERPPFEIEIVMADEVSVEYFDANTGKPLRDYNDKRNSSDSGGSGSGGASSAADDAPSMEDFPIEFDGE
- a CDS encoding A24 family peptidase is translated as MFDASQLAEAVVANWPVWFVTVTLVVAAVIDGMQLKVPNWITFPMIISGWVWSATLSPYPGWEGLVYSLIGTAVGLALLLPAYAIGGMGAGDVKLMAGIGAWVWGTVTLYSFAVSAVVGGVIAVGMVLTNKRWDKHHGQFWMIWNEILSVKNPEKLAEIAAERKPRMMLLPYGIPIAIGTIAYFGWAGMLV
- a CDS encoding Flp family type IVb pilin; the protein is MKKFATKVQKFLKSEDGPTAVEYAVMLALIVIVCLTAIQSIGTNANTTFNSVATQLGS